A genomic stretch from Anaerolineae bacterium includes:
- a CDS encoding glycosyltransferase family 4 protein, with translation MRVVMISKALVAAAYRGKLAALAREPDLELIAIVPPEWRDHRGIARLEPGPTPNYRLIVTPVWLNGHYHLHFYPYLRSWLSTLRPDIVHVDEEPYNLAAWQATRLAIRLGAHACFFTWQNLYRRYPPPFCWFEQACYRWSSYAIAGNQEAARVLRTKGYAGPLAVIPQFGIDPTQFSPGEPPPDVPFTVGYAGGLVPEKGVDLLIQAMAGLPGEWQLRLAGDGFDRPRLQRLVQQLGVASRVTFLARLPSTAMPQFYRQLHVLVLPSYERPNWKEQFGRVLIEAMACGIAVVGSACGEIPQVIGDAGLLFPICDVNALRARLVQLQADPALRRALGERGRQRVLERFTHESIAAATAQVYRELLAGPVLPSSLGI, from the coding sequence ATGCGCGTGGTCATGATCTCTAAGGCGCTGGTAGCGGCGGCTTACCGTGGTAAGTTGGCTGCGCTCGCCCGAGAGCCGGATCTGGAGTTGATCGCCATTGTGCCGCCCGAATGGCGCGATCATCGCGGGATAGCCCGGCTGGAACCAGGCCCTACGCCTAACTATCGCCTAATCGTCACCCCTGTTTGGCTGAACGGGCATTACCATCTCCATTTTTATCCGTACCTGAGATCATGGTTAAGTACGCTGCGACCAGATATAGTGCACGTGGACGAGGAGCCGTATAATTTGGCCGCTTGGCAAGCGACACGCCTGGCCATTCGGTTGGGAGCTCACGCCTGCTTTTTCACCTGGCAGAATCTCTACCGTCGCTATCCACCGCCCTTTTGCTGGTTCGAACAGGCTTGCTACCGGTGGTCCAGCTATGCGATCGCTGGCAACCAGGAGGCCGCCCGTGTGCTGCGCACCAAAGGGTACGCTGGCCCCCTCGCAGTGATCCCACAGTTCGGCATAGATCCGACCCAGTTCTCGCCCGGTGAACCGCCGCCCGATGTGCCCTTCACGGTGGGCTATGCCGGCGGGCTTGTCCCGGAGAAAGGTGTGGATCTCCTGATCCAAGCGATGGCTGGTCTACCTGGCGAGTGGCAGTTGCGGTTGGCTGGAGACGGCTTTGACCGTCCCCGATTGCAGCGCCTGGTGCAGCAATTGGGCGTAGCCAGCCGTGTCACTTTCTTGGCGCGCCTGCCTTCTACTGCTATGCCCCAGTTCTATCGTCAATTGCACGTGCTGGTCCTGCCCTCGTATGAGCGCCCTAACTGGAAGGAGCAATTCGGCCGCGTACTGATCGAGGCGATGGCATGCGGCATCGCCGTGGTGGGATCAGCGTGTGGCGAGATCCCTCAAGTCATCGGCGATGCCGGCCTGCTCTTCCCAATCTGCGATGTCAATGCCCTGCGAGCGCGCCTAGTGCAGCTCCAGGCCGATCCGGCGCTGCGTCGGGCGCTGGGCGAGCGCGGGCGACAGCGGGTCTTGGAGCGGTTCACGCATGAGTCTATCGCTGCCGCGACGGCACAGGTTTATCGCGAGCTGTTGGCGGGCCCTGTCCTTCCTTCCTCATTAGGGATTTAG
- a CDS encoding DegV family protein: MVRIVTDSTSDLPRELAEQLGIRIVPLRVIFGAESLRDGIDITPEAFFNRLKASPVLPTTSQPSPADFQAVFQEAIQAGEEIVCLTISAALSGTYLSATMARESFLNPPISVIDTRTTSMALGMLAEEAARMAMAGASRQQIVARVERLIPLTHVLFTVDTLEYLQRGGRIGGAQALLGTLLNIKPLLTLRDGRVEPVERVRTKRKALDRMIEIAVQRAQETGYGYRVAVIHGQAPDEADYVASRACDQIRCIDLHQSEVGPVLGTHVGPGVVGIAFMPVLAD, from the coding sequence ATGGTTCGAATCGTCACCGATTCCACCAGTGATCTGCCACGCGAGCTTGCAGAGCAATTGGGGATTCGCATCGTGCCACTACGGGTGATTTTCGGCGCGGAGAGCCTGCGTGATGGCATAGACATCACCCCAGAGGCCTTCTTCAACCGGTTGAAGGCGAGCCCAGTTCTGCCAACCACCTCTCAACCATCTCCAGCGGATTTTCAGGCCGTGTTTCAGGAAGCGATACAAGCTGGAGAAGAGATCGTCTGTCTGACCATCTCGGCGGCGCTCAGTGGCACTTATCTTTCTGCCACCATGGCTCGAGAGTCATTTCTCAACCCGCCCATAAGCGTGATCGATACCCGCACGACCTCAATGGCCCTGGGGATGCTGGCTGAAGAGGCAGCCCGTATGGCGATGGCAGGTGCAAGCCGTCAGCAAATCGTGGCGCGTGTGGAAAGGCTGATTCCGCTCACCCATGTCCTGTTCACGGTGGATACCCTGGAATATCTACAGCGGGGTGGCCGCATTGGGGGTGCTCAAGCCCTGTTAGGCACATTGTTGAACATTAAGCCGTTGCTCACCCTTCGCGATGGCCGCGTCGAGCCAGTGGAGCGGGTCCGCACCAAGCGCAAGGCGCTGGATCGCATGATCGAGATCGCTGTGCAGCGGGCTCAGGAAACCGGATACGGTTACCGCGTGGCGGTGATCCACGGGCAGGCGCCCGATGAGGCAGATTACGTGGCCAGCCGTGCCTGCGATCAGATCCGCTGCATCGATCTTCATCAGAGCGAGGTCGGGCCTGTGTTAGGGACTCATGTAGGCCCAGGCGTCGTGGGCATTGCCTTCATGCCGGTGCTGGCCGATTGA
- a CDS encoding sigma-70 family RNA polymerase sigma factor, with protein sequence MSQYESESGLVERAKADPEAFGELYERYVDRIYNYIFYRVGDHHDAEDLTARTFFRALEHIDQYEDRGVPFSAWLYRIAHNLVANWHRDRNRRRLVSLDGLIRVAEPGGAPEHEIERREAQELLRAAIRRLPADRQQLLILKFGERLSNAEIGRIMGKTEGAIKSLYHRTLLALRDDLRSRGF encoded by the coding sequence ATGTCGCAGTATGAGAGCGAATCCGGGCTGGTCGAGCGCGCCAAGGCCGATCCGGAGGCCTTTGGTGAGCTCTACGAGCGATATGTAGATCGCATCTATAATTACATTTTCTACCGCGTCGGCGACCATCACGACGCCGAGGATTTGACAGCGCGCACGTTTTTTCGGGCGCTGGAGCACATTGACCAATACGAAGATCGAGGCGTGCCCTTTTCAGCCTGGCTCTACCGTATTGCGCACAATCTGGTGGCGAATTGGCATCGGGACCGCAACCGACGGCGGCTGGTCTCCTTAGATGGCCTGATCCGGGTGGCTGAGCCAGGTGGCGCTCCCGAGCACGAAATTGAACGTCGGGAGGCACAAGAGCTGTTGCGGGCAGCGATTCGACGCCTTCCTGCAGATCGGCAGCAGCTTTTGATCCTGAAGTTTGGAGAGCGCCTCTCAAACGCTGAGATCGGGCGGATTATGGGGAAGACAGAGGGGGCCATCAAGTCTTTGTATCATCGTACGTTGCTTGCGCTGCGTGACGATTTGCGCTCCCGTGGCTTCTAG
- a CDS encoding leucyl aminopeptidase has product MEIVVRQGNIVEQQADLLVVNLFEGVTEPGGATGAVDRALNGAIREVIAAGDFKGARDSSVLLYTRGALSAPRVLVVGLGPAGKFDLNQARRAAAIAARRARELGVKEMATIVHGAGVGGLAPDDAAQAVVEGSLLALYRFRKHVPEPEAERGPQRIALVEFDAQRLPAIQDGAARGRVIAEATNFVRDLVNEPANYMTPIILAERASAMARELGLRCTVLDENQMRELGMGLLLGVAAGTYQPPRFIILEYNADRTDLPTIVLVGKGITFDSGGISLKPSEEMWRMKDDMGGAAAVIGALQVAARLSLPLRVIGLAPCTENLPGGRAIKPGDVLTGMTGKTVEIISTDAEGRLILADALAYADRYQPQAVIDLATLTGAIGVALGKQAAGLFANNDQLAERLLQAAERSGERLWRMPLYDEYKELIKSEVAEIKNAAKRNDGVGTSAKFLEHFTSGYPWAHLDIAAMVLDDEDSPLGPRGATGYGVRLLAQFLRDWAKS; this is encoded by the coding sequence ATGGAGATCGTCGTTAGGCAAGGTAACATCGTCGAGCAACAGGCCGATCTGTTGGTGGTTAATCTGTTCGAGGGCGTGACGGAGCCGGGAGGAGCCACCGGCGCAGTGGACCGGGCGCTTAACGGGGCTATACGGGAGGTGATCGCCGCAGGTGACTTCAAAGGCGCGCGCGACAGCAGCGTGTTGTTATATACCCGCGGCGCGCTGTCGGCCCCTCGCGTCCTAGTGGTGGGCCTAGGGCCGGCGGGGAAGTTCGATCTAAACCAGGCGCGCCGCGCCGCCGCCATCGCCGCTCGGCGCGCCCGTGAGCTAGGCGTGAAAGAGATGGCGACCATCGTCCACGGCGCAGGCGTTGGTGGGCTGGCCCCGGATGACGCAGCACAGGCCGTGGTCGAGGGGAGCCTTCTGGCGCTTTACCGCTTTCGCAAACATGTGCCCGAGCCCGAGGCGGAAAGGGGACCGCAACGGATCGCATTAGTGGAATTCGATGCGCAGCGCCTGCCGGCGATCCAGGACGGCGCCGCGCGCGGGCGCGTCATCGCCGAGGCCACTAACTTCGTGCGCGACCTGGTCAACGAGCCGGCCAACTATATGACGCCCATCATCCTGGCTGAGCGGGCCAGCGCGATGGCTCGCGAGCTGGGCCTGCGCTGTACGGTGCTGGATGAAAACCAGATGCGTGAGCTGGGCATGGGGTTATTGTTGGGGGTAGCTGCGGGCACATATCAGCCGCCGCGGTTCATCATTCTGGAATACAACGCTGATCGCACCGACCTGCCGACAATTGTACTGGTGGGCAAGGGAATCACATTTGACTCCGGCGGCATTAGCCTGAAGCCCAGCGAGGAGATGTGGCGCATGAAGGACGATATGGGAGGCGCGGCGGCAGTAATCGGCGCATTACAAGTGGCCGCCCGCCTGAGCCTGCCCCTGCGCGTGATCGGGTTGGCCCCTTGCACGGAGAACTTGCCCGGCGGACGTGCTATCAAACCCGGCGACGTGCTGACCGGTATGACGGGCAAGACAGTCGAGATCATTAGCACCGATGCGGAAGGCCGGCTGATCCTGGCTGACGCCTTGGCCTACGCGGATCGGTATCAGCCGCAGGCCGTAATAGACTTAGCCACATTGACGGGCGCGATCGGCGTCGCGCTTGGGAAGCAAGCGGCAGGGCTCTTTGCCAACAATGACCAACTGGCCGAACGCTTGCTACAGGCGGCCGAACGGAGCGGAGAGCGGCTGTGGCGTATGCCGTTGTACGACGAATACAAAGAGCTGATCAAAAGCGAGGTGGCAGAGATCAAAAACGCCGCCAAACGCAACGACGGCGTTGGGACCAGCGCCAAATTCCTGGAGCACTTCACCTCAGGCTACCCTTGGGCACATCTGGATATCGCTGCGATGGTGTTGGATGATGAGGACTCGCCATTGGGCCCTAGGGGAGCGACAGGCTACGGCGTACGGTTGCTCGCCCAATTCCTGCGCGATTGGGCGAAGAGCTAA
- a CDS encoding ABC transporter permease, with product MATTVYRFLRANPLALIGLIVFVVWAILSAVAPQIAPYGPLEQNVANRLQPPSRAHLFGTDQLGRDVLTRVLFGGRLSLPAGVMVVIIACFIGTLIGSLAGFIGGWFDELVMRLTEVFMAFPTIILAMAIAAALGPSLVNAILAMIVVWWPNYARVVRSLVLMVKSQDYVEAARATGVPEGRILLRTVLPNCLGPAIVLATIDLGNAILVFAGLSFLGLGPEPSSPEWGRMIADGVQHFDQWWMAAFPGLAIFTVVMGFNFIGDGIRDALDPRLRKSV from the coding sequence ATAGCCACAACGGTTTATCGCTTTCTACGGGCCAACCCTCTTGCCTTGATCGGCCTCATCGTCTTCGTCGTTTGGGCTATTCTCAGCGCAGTTGCGCCGCAGATCGCTCCGTACGGGCCTTTGGAACAAAATGTAGCCAACCGGCTACAACCGCCTAGCCGGGCTCATCTTTTCGGCACGGATCAGCTTGGCCGGGATGTGTTGACGCGCGTGCTTTTCGGCGGACGGTTATCGCTGCCAGCGGGGGTGATGGTGGTCATCATCGCTTGTTTCATCGGCACCCTCATCGGCTCGCTGGCTGGCTTTATCGGTGGCTGGTTCGACGAGCTGGTGATGCGCCTGACCGAGGTGTTCATGGCCTTTCCCACCATTATCCTGGCTATGGCCATCGCGGCGGCCCTCGGTCCTAGCCTGGTTAATGCCATCCTGGCTATGATCGTCGTCTGGTGGCCTAACTATGCTCGCGTGGTGCGTTCGCTAGTGTTGATGGTGAAGTCGCAGGATTATGTGGAAGCAGCTCGAGCCACCGGCGTCCCAGAGGGCCGCATCCTGCTGCGCACGGTGCTCCCCAACTGCCTGGGGCCCGCTATCGTGCTGGCGACCATTGACCTGGGCAACGCCATCTTAGTCTTCGCCGGGCTGAGCTTTCTCGGCCTGGGGCCGGAGCCCTCTTCACCGGAATGGGGGCGCATGATCGCCGATGGCGTTCAACACTTTGACCAATGGTGGATGGCCGCGTTTCCAGGGCTGGCGATTTTCACCGTAGTCATGGGGTTCAACTTTATCGGTGATGGCATACGCGACGCGCTCGACCCCCGGTTGCGTAAGAGCGTATAA
- a CDS encoding ABC transporter permease translates to MALYRYVLRRLMLTIPLLIGVTLIAFVISHAVPADPVTANLGQKAMSDPVIVAAFRAEWGLDRPVHEQYLIYLRNLLRGDLGRSIKSRRPVMDDLRAYLPATIELATASILVGVLTGVTFGVLSAVRRNSVLDHIVRMLSLFGVSVPVFWLALVVLFVFYSRLRWFPGPGRLDVGLPAPPQITGLLTIDALLAQDWTALRNAIGHLLLPAFVLGSYVTGLITRVTRSAMLEVLNQDYIRTARAKGLHDRVVLTRHALRNALIPVITVIGFSYGNLLAGTVLTENIFAWPGIGQYAYRASTSLDFPAIMGVSLLIALIFIVTNLVADLLYFILDPRLRSS, encoded by the coding sequence ATGGCTTTGTATCGGTATGTCTTGCGTCGCCTAATGCTGACGATCCCGCTGCTGATCGGCGTTACGCTTATCGCCTTCGTGATCTCTCATGCTGTGCCCGCCGATCCGGTGACGGCGAATCTCGGCCAGAAGGCCATGTCCGATCCAGTTATTGTCGCCGCGTTTCGGGCTGAATGGGGGCTCGACCGTCCCGTCCACGAGCAGTATCTGATCTACCTGCGCAACTTACTGCGCGGCGACTTGGGCCGATCCATCAAAAGTCGTCGGCCGGTCATGGACGATCTTCGTGCCTATTTGCCCGCCACTATCGAGCTGGCGACGGCTTCCATCCTGGTGGGAGTGCTAACGGGTGTGACGTTTGGAGTCTTGTCCGCGGTTCGACGCAACAGCGTGCTCGATCACATCGTACGGATGCTGTCGTTGTTTGGGGTGAGCGTGCCTGTCTTTTGGCTGGCACTAGTAGTGTTGTTTGTCTTTTACTCTCGGTTGCGTTGGTTTCCGGGCCCTGGACGGCTGGATGTGGGGCTTCCTGCACCGCCGCAGATCACTGGGCTGTTAACCATCGACGCGCTGCTAGCCCAAGATTGGACCGCTCTGCGCAACGCGATAGGTCACCTTCTACTGCCGGCGTTCGTGTTGGGTAGCTACGTCACTGGGCTCATCACGCGTGTAACGCGCTCCGCGATGCTGGAAGTGTTGAACCAGGATTATATCCGCACCGCGCGGGCGAAGGGCCTCCATGATCGCGTCGTGTTAACACGCCATGCCTTGCGCAACGCATTGATTCCAGTGATCACAGTGATTGGCTTCTCTTACGGCAATCTATTGGCCGGGACGGTGCTCACTGAAAACATCTTCGCCTGGCCCGGCATTGGACAGTACGCTTATCGAGCATCTACTTCTCTGGACTTTCCGGCGATCATGGGCGTCAGCCTGCTGATCGCGCTGATCTTCATTGTCACCAACCTAGTTGCTGATCTGTTGTATTTTATTTTGGATCCAAGATTGCGTTCCAGTTGA
- a CDS encoding ABC transporter substrate-binding protein, with product MKHRSTLSTLSLLAILVVLVVGCAVPATPQAPTTPAAEAAPVETPTEAPKQAESKLVMAIAEDTVSLDPGRAFETLPSIIHKATYDTLVTFPADSVDRIEPLLAESWTISEDGTVYTFTLRDGPKFANGDPVTAEDVVFSFNRMKHITGNPSFLAETIASVEAPDEKTVVLRLKHPDPAILAKLVFSAFAVLNKDEVVAHGGTDAEDAATADKAEEWLNSHSAGSGPYMLEKWERGVETVLVRNPNYWGKAPAIDRIIIRNIPEAATQKIQLEAGDIDIAMDLTADQVPALKNNPAVTVFEGLSDTIVFLIMNQDPAIGGPLSDPRVQMAVRLALDYEGIRVLSSGRAVTPASVIPVGFFAAYGPEKALKRDLDRAKGLLAEAGYPDGIDVELEYPDFTFGGVNFGTMAQKVQADLAEAGIRVTLKPAELQVALENYRQGREAFGLWLWLPDYRDSLDYVEFLPGGVVGKRANWTDENADQVILTLRDQVKVETNDQRRAELFAQIQDYLQQKGPFAPFLQPGIQVGLSSAVRGFVYNPQWRVDLALLSK from the coding sequence ATGAAACACCGATCAACGTTGTCTACGTTGAGCCTATTGGCCATCCTGGTGGTGCTCGTCGTCGGATGTGCCGTTCCCGCCACGCCCCAAGCTCCCACCACACCGGCTGCTGAAGCCGCCCCTGTGGAGACGCCGACCGAAGCACCCAAGCAAGCGGAATCCAAGCTAGTGATGGCCATCGCTGAGGATACCGTATCGCTGGATCCAGGGCGCGCGTTCGAGACGTTGCCATCCATCATACACAAGGCGACCTACGATACTCTGGTGACCTTTCCTGCGGATTCGGTAGACCGCATCGAGCCGCTGCTGGCCGAGAGCTGGACGATCTCAGAGGACGGGACCGTATACACGTTTACGCTTCGGGATGGACCGAAGTTCGCCAACGGCGATCCTGTCACGGCAGAGGATGTGGTCTTCTCCTTCAATCGCATGAAGCATATCACCGGTAATCCCTCCTTCTTGGCGGAGACCATTGCCTCGGTAGAGGCGCCGGATGAGAAGACGGTTGTGCTCAGGCTGAAGCATCCCGATCCGGCCATCCTGGCTAAGCTGGTTTTCTCCGCCTTCGCCGTGTTGAACAAGGACGAAGTGGTGGCCCACGGCGGCACTGATGCAGAAGATGCGGCGACCGCCGACAAAGCCGAGGAATGGTTGAACTCCCACTCGGCCGGCAGCGGGCCGTACATGTTGGAGAAATGGGAGCGCGGCGTAGAAACGGTGTTGGTCCGCAACCCCAACTATTGGGGCAAAGCACCGGCGATCGATCGCATCATCATCCGCAACATCCCGGAGGCCGCCACTCAGAAGATCCAACTTGAGGCAGGCGACATCGACATCGCCATGGACCTTACCGCCGATCAGGTACCCGCGCTGAAGAATAACCCAGCGGTTACCGTGTTTGAGGGGCTAAGTGATACAATTGTCTTCCTCATTATGAATCAAGATCCGGCCATAGGTGGCCCGCTGAGTGATCCCAGGGTGCAGATGGCCGTACGTCTGGCATTGGACTACGAAGGGATTCGCGTCTTGTCCAGCGGCCGGGCTGTGACGCCGGCATCTGTCATCCCGGTAGGGTTCTTCGCCGCCTATGGGCCGGAGAAGGCGCTAAAACGGGACTTAGACCGCGCAAAGGGACTACTAGCAGAGGCAGGCTATCCTGATGGCATTGATGTGGAGTTAGAGTATCCCGACTTCACCTTCGGCGGCGTGAACTTCGGCACCATGGCGCAAAAAGTGCAGGCGGATTTAGCAGAGGCAGGCATTCGGGTCACGCTGAAGCCGGCTGAGTTGCAGGTGGCGTTGGAGAACTATCGCCAGGGCAGGGAGGCTTTCGGGTTGTGGCTGTGGTTGCCAGACTATCGCGATTCGCTGGACTATGTGGAGTTCCTGCCCGGCGGTGTGGTGGGCAAGCGCGCCAACTGGACTGACGAGAACGCCGACCAGGTCATTTTGACCCTGCGCGATCAGGTGAAAGTGGAGACGAATGACCAAAGGCGCGCTGAACTGTTCGCTCAAATCCAGGACTATCTGCAACAGAAGGGCCCCTTTGCCCCATTTCTGCAGCCAGGGATTCAGGTAGGGCTGAGTAGCGCCGTTCGGGGATTCGTGTACAACCCCCAGTGGCGAGTGGACTTAGCGTTGCTAAGCAAATAA
- a CDS encoding LLM class flavin-dependent oxidoreductase, translating into MRFSIRLNNDLSISTYIRLAQVAEATGFDQIWVSNDLFLRSAPVIVSAIASATRRIEIGTGVLNPYTIHPAEIAMLAATMDELTGCRFNLGLAAGAADFLDWVGIEQARPLAMMWETIEAIRRLLAGERVAMQGKMLRWGPEAYLRFRAPRVTPIYLGAMSPRMLELAGELADGALPLLLPPEHYFAAREIIERGLQRRRPGLPTLDLAACIWASLDEDRHAARQALAEKIAYYGHALSPLILGRLGLSREDFAPIERAIMAENNLEKACQLVDERMLQVGVVGDAEEVAARLKPLVEAGVTHLSFGPPLGPDPITAVQLLGEKVIPQLL; encoded by the coding sequence ATGCGGTTCAGCATTCGGTTAAACAATGACCTCTCTATATCCACATACATCCGGCTGGCTCAGGTCGCCGAGGCAACTGGGTTTGACCAAATCTGGGTGAGCAACGATCTGTTCCTTCGCAGCGCGCCCGTCATAGTCAGCGCGATCGCTTCCGCTACTCGACGGATCGAAATCGGGACAGGGGTTCTCAACCCATATACCATCCACCCGGCCGAGATCGCAATGCTGGCCGCGACCATGGACGAGCTCACGGGTTGCCGATTCAATTTGGGGCTAGCCGCAGGTGCAGCCGACTTCCTAGATTGGGTGGGCATTGAGCAGGCTCGTCCACTGGCCATGATGTGGGAGACGATCGAGGCCATCCGCCGGCTGTTGGCCGGTGAGCGCGTCGCTATGCAAGGGAAAATGCTGCGCTGGGGGCCAGAAGCTTACTTGCGCTTTCGTGCCCCGCGGGTCACGCCAATCTACCTTGGCGCGATGAGCCCGCGCATGTTGGAACTGGCAGGGGAACTGGCCGATGGCGCGCTTCCTTTGCTGCTCCCGCCCGAGCACTACTTCGCTGCGCGTGAAATCATCGAACGCGGCCTACAGCGGCGTCGCCCAGGGCTGCCGACGCTTGACCTGGCCGCATGCATTTGGGCTTCCTTGGATGAGGATCGCCATGCGGCCCGCCAAGCGCTGGCGGAGAAGATCGCCTACTACGGCCACGCGCTCAGCCCGCTGATCCTAGGGCGACTGGGGCTGAGCCGTGAGGATTTCGCCCCTATCGAGCGAGCAATCATGGCGGAGAATAACCTGGAAAAGGCATGTCAGCTTGTGGATGAACGTATGCTGCAGGTCGGCGTCGTAGGTGATGCGGAAGAAGTAGCTGCGCGCCTGAAACCGCTGGTCGAGGCGGGGGTGACGCATCTGAGCTTCGGGCCGCCGCTAGGGCCAGATCCGATAACTGCAGTACAGCTTCTGGGCGAAAAAGTGATCCCTCAGCTCCTGTGA
- a CDS encoding RidA family protein has translation MGIQRDMVNTNTPWEAVAGYARAVRVGDRILVSGTTAAGPNGVVGAGDPAAQARFILDRIEWAIQQLGGTLRDVVCTRVYVRHIEDWEAVAQVHGERFGAIRPANTLVQANLVGDEYLVEIEAEAIVGSGDAVQHSVKQ, from the coding sequence ATGGGGATCCAGCGAGACATGGTGAACACCAACACGCCCTGGGAGGCCGTAGCCGGCTACGCTCGGGCTGTGCGCGTCGGTGATCGCATCCTGGTATCCGGTACGACGGCTGCTGGCCCTAACGGCGTCGTCGGCGCAGGCGATCCAGCCGCTCAGGCGCGCTTTATCCTCGACCGGATCGAATGGGCGATTCAGCAGCTCGGCGGCACGCTGCGGGATGTGGTGTGCACTCGAGTGTATGTGCGCCACATCGAGGACTGGGAGGCTGTCGCTCAGGTCCACGGCGAGCGCTTCGGCGCAATCCGTCCGGCTAACACCTTAGTACAAGCCAACTTGGTCGGCGACGAGTATCTGGTTGAGATCGAAGCGGAAGCCATCGTCGGATCAGGCGATGCGGTTCAGCATTCGGTTAAACAATGA
- a CDS encoding Xaa-Pro peptidase family protein, with protein sequence MVDYSQRLAIVQQHMLDQGIDLLFLPRSANLHYLTGIPRDEPNYGNVIHPGEWMTGAWITPHRPPVMTISRMTAEFYLSVTDYEVRILADHADPLQLAHEVLDSLSLPERATIAIEDRAWAETVLHLQQLRPHAQWRLASTLLMPLRSIKGDDEIAFLRRAGEITEAAYAAVIRQIRPGMTTLDLITEVNYQLRLHGAQGTSFVTSFYNMGPDFPFDFHNREETLRIPLEPPISISFDFGAVYEGYCYDFGRSVFLGEPDAEYRRAYELVMAAQRAGIEALRTGNTCEAADAAARQVILEGGYGEAFRHRLGHGIGMDVHEPPFLTAGDQTRLQAGMCFTVEPSIFIPHRFGARVEDVVVVREDGGEPLTSGYQTLDVIT encoded by the coding sequence ATGGTTGACTACTCTCAGCGGCTTGCCATCGTTCAGCAACACATGCTCGATCAAGGGATTGATCTCCTGTTCCTGCCGCGCTCGGCTAACCTTCACTATCTCACCGGCATCCCACGGGATGAGCCTAACTATGGCAATGTGATCCACCCCGGCGAATGGATGACCGGTGCCTGGATCACGCCCCATCGGCCGCCCGTGATGACCATCTCTCGCATGACCGCCGAGTTCTACTTAAGCGTGACGGATTACGAGGTGCGCATCCTGGCCGACCATGCTGATCCCTTGCAGCTCGCGCACGAGGTCTTGGATAGCCTAAGCCTTCCCGAGCGAGCGACCATCGCCATTGAGGATCGGGCGTGGGCTGAGACGGTATTGCACCTGCAACAGTTGCGACCTCATGCTCAATGGCGCCTGGCATCGACGCTGTTGATGCCATTGCGTTCGATTAAGGGCGATGACGAGATCGCCTTCCTGCGCCGGGCGGGAGAGATCACCGAAGCCGCATATGCAGCAGTCATCCGGCAGATCCGACCTGGTATGACCACGCTGGACCTGATCACTGAGGTCAACTATCAACTGCGGCTTCATGGCGCGCAAGGGACTTCCTTCGTGACCAGCTTTTACAACATGGGGCCAGACTTCCCCTTCGATTTTCACAACCGCGAGGAGACGCTCCGCATCCCCCTGGAGCCACCGATCTCCATTTCCTTTGACTTCGGCGCGGTATATGAGGGCTATTGCTATGACTTCGGCCGATCGGTGTTTCTGGGCGAGCCAGACGCCGAATACCGTCGCGCGTACGAGCTGGTCATGGCCGCTCAACGGGCAGGGATCGAGGCGCTCCGAACAGGCAACACTTGTGAGGCCGCCGATGCCGCCGCCCGGCAGGTGATCCTCGAGGGCGGTTATGGCGAGGCGTTTCGCCACCGGCTGGGGCACGGGATCGGCATGGATGTCCATGAGCCGCCGTTCCTGACAGCGGGCGACCAAACGCGCCTCCAGGCCGGCATGTGCTTCACCGTAGAGCCTAGCATCTTCATCCCCCATCGTTTTGGCGCGCGGGTCGAAGACGTGGTCGTCGTCCGTGAGGATGGTGGCGAACCGTTGACCAGCGGATATCAAACCCTTGATGTCATCACTTGA
- the thyX gene encoding FAD-dependent thymidylate synthase has protein sequence MKVTLLAYTQPLITDPALAADHNTATFLIEGVSRACTHQIVRHRLASISQESQRYVDLAKGGWGMVVPPEIAEKPEAKAILDEAWANLTKAYEALRALGIRKEDARFLLPAAAETRLVISMNFRAWAHFCWLRCDKAAQWEIRAVAHEILRQLYALVPGAFQELYDTYLVPPSV, from the coding sequence ATGAAGGTGACACTGCTGGCGTATACGCAGCCGCTGATCACAGATCCAGCCCTGGCTGCCGATCACAATACGGCGACTTTTTTGATCGAGGGAGTCAGCCGGGCATGCACACATCAGATCGTCCGCCATCGCCTGGCCAGCATCAGCCAAGAAAGCCAGCGTTATGTGGATCTGGCCAAAGGGGGATGGGGAATGGTAGTGCCGCCCGAGATCGCCGAGAAACCGGAGGCGAAAGCGATCCTGGACGAGGCCTGGGCGAATCTGACGAAAGCGTATGAGGCGTTGCGAGCGCTTGGCATCCGGAAGGAGGATGCGCGCTTTCTGTTGCCGGCTGCGGCGGAGACGCGCCTGGTCATCTCGATGAACTTCCGCGCTTGGGCACATTTCTGCTGGCTACGCTGCGATAAGGCAGCCCAGTGGGAGATCCGAGCCGTTGCTCACGAGATTCTTCGCCAGCTTTATGCCTTGGTCCCTGGAGCTTTTCAGGAGCTATACGATACCTACCTCGTGCCCCCCAGCGTGTGA